A genomic window from Helicobacter pylori includes:
- a CDS encoding replicative DNA helicase has translation MNSVEQSQRLLEIERIVLSGIVFANHKIEEIHSVLEPSDFYYPPHRLFFEIALKLHEENYPVDENFIRQKMSKDKQIKEEDLVAIFAASPIDNIEAHIEEIKNASIKRKLLTLANTLREQSLESSQKSSDILNAIEREVYTLLNGSTIEGFRDIKEVLASAMDLITENQKRGSLEVTGIPTGFAQLDNYTSGFNQGSLVIIGARPSMGKTSLMMNMVLSALNDDRGVAVFSLEMSAEQLALRALSSLTSINMHDLESGRLDDDQWENLAKCFDDISQKKLFFYDKSYLGINQVRLQLRKLKSQHKELGIAFIDYLQLMSGSKATKERHEQIAEISRELKTLARELEIPIIALVQLNRSLENRDDKRPILSDIKDSGGIEQDADIVLFLYRGYIYQVRAEDNKIDKLKKEGKIEEAQELRLKVNEERRVHKQNGSIEEAEIIVAKNRNGATGTVYTRFNAPFTRYEDMPIDPHLEEGQETKFEMPIT, from the coding sequence ATGAATAGCGTGGAACAATCGCAACGATTGCTAGAAATTGAAAGGATCGTGCTTTCAGGCATTGTGTTTGCAAACCATAAGATTGAAGAGATCCATAGCGTTTTAGAGCCTAGCGATTTTTACTACCCGCCCCATAGATTGTTTTTTGAAATCGCTTTAAAACTCCATGAAGAAAATTACCCGGTCGATGAGAATTTTATCCGCCAAAAAATGTCTAAAGACAAGCAAATCAAAGAAGAAGATCTAGTCGCTATTTTTGCGGCAAGCCCCATAGACAATATTGAAGCTCATATAGAAGAGATTAAAAACGCCTCCATTAAACGAAAACTTCTTACTTTAGCCAACACCCTTAGAGAGCAATCCCTAGAAAGCTCGCAAAAATCCAGCGATATTTTAAACGCCATAGAGCGAGAAGTCTATACGCTTTTAAATGGCAGCACGATAGAGGGCTTTAGGGATATTAAAGAAGTGCTTGCAAGTGCGATGGATCTCATTACAGAAAACCAAAAAAGGGGGAGTTTAGAAGTTACCGGTATACCGACTGGCTTTGCTCAATTGGATAATTACACGAGCGGTTTTAATCAAGGGAGTTTAGTCATTATAGGCGCAAGGCCGTCTATGGGTAAGACTAGTTTGATGATGAACATGGTCTTATCCGCGCTCAATGACGATAGGGGGGTAGCGGTTTTTAGCCTGGAAATGTCAGCGGAGCAACTCGCTTTAAGGGCGTTATCAAGCCTCACTTCCATTAACATGCATGATTTAGAAAGCGGGAGGCTTGATGATGATCAATGGGAAAATTTAGCCAAATGTTTTGATGATATTTCTCAAAAAAAACTTTTTTTCTATGATAAAAGTTATTTAGGGATCAATCAAGTCCGCTTGCAACTACGAAAGCTTAAATCCCAGCACAAGGAATTAGGGATCGCTTTTATTGACTATTTGCAACTCATGTCAGGGAGCAAAGCCACTAAAGAACGCCATGAGCAAATCGCTGAAATTTCAAGGGAGCTTAAAACTTTAGCCAGAGAATTAGAAATCCCTATTATAGCGTTAGTCCAACTCAACCGCAGCCTAGAAAACAGAGACGATAAGCGCCCCATTCTTTCAGATATTAAAGACAGCGGGGGGATTGAACAAGATGCAGATATTGTCTTATTTTTGTATAGAGGCTATATTTATCAAGTGAGGGCTGAAGACAACAAAATAGACAAGCTTAAAAAAGAAGGCAAGATTGAAGAAGCGCAAGAGTTGCGTTTAAAGGTTAATGAAGAAAGGCGTGTCCATAAGCAAAATGGCAGCATTGAAGAGGCTGAAATCATTGTGGCTAAAAATAGGAATGGGGCTACAGGAACGGTATATACGCGCTTTAACGCTCCTTTCACGCGCTATGAAGACATGCCTATAGATCCTCATTTAGAAGAAGGGCAAGAAACTAAATTTGAAATGCCCATAACTTGA
- a CDS encoding ComEC/Rec2 family competence protein has protein sequence MKDKTFQGAFELLSTPKEYLWCGVVLSLLFAINLYVEYLNYQKLDFSKPTSLDAQILLQYPKTNNQKSYFVLKLQSKGMIFYTTIKEPLKNLQYRHAHFFGKIKPCSFLESLKSCFFQTFSFSLTRKHDFKSYLRHLIDSVHENALVSNLYRALFIGDSLNKDLRDKANALGINHLLAISGFHLGILSASVYFLFSLFYTPLQKRYFPYRNAFYDIGVLVWVFLLGYLLLLDFLPSFFRAFLMGLLGFLACFFGVRILSFKLLILACCIAIALLPKLLFSVGFLLSVCGVWYIFLFLKHTQAFFKTPSFWMRFFQVVSLSALVFLNMLIIVHAFFPMFSPYQLFSIPLGLVFIVFFPLSLFLHAVGLGSLLDQMLSMPLIIPTISIFSPLWLLGVHLFLTILSARFFKVYLSMHVLSAGFFLYCCYQYIIMPSSMVGG, from the coding sequence TTGAAAGACAAAACCTTTCAAGGGGCGTTTGAACTTCTTTCAACCCCCAAAGAATACTTGTGGTGTGGGGTGGTTTTAAGCCTTTTGTTTGCCATTAACCTCTATGTAGAATACTTGAATTACCAAAAGCTTGATTTTTCAAAACCTACCAGTTTGGACGCTCAAATCTTGTTGCAATACCCTAAAACGAACAACCAAAAATCCTATTTCGTCTTAAAACTCCAATCTAAAGGCATGATTTTTTACACCACCATTAAAGAGCCTTTAAAAAACCTCCAATACCGCCATGCGCATTTTTTTGGCAAAATCAAGCCTTGCTCGTTTTTGGAGTCGTTAAAATCATGCTTTTTTCAAACCTTTTCTTTTTCTTTAACACGCAAACATGATTTTAAATCTTACTTGCGCCACTTGATTGATAGCGTCCATGAAAACGCTTTGGTTAGCAATTTGTATCGAGCGCTTTTTATAGGGGATAGCTTGAATAAAGATTTAAGAGACAAAGCCAACGCGCTAGGGATCAACCACTTATTAGCCATTAGTGGGTTCCATTTAGGGATTTTGAGCGCGAGCGTGTATTTCCTTTTCTCTCTCTTTTATACTCCCTTACAAAAACGCTATTTCCCTTACAGGAACGCTTTTTATGATATAGGGGTTTTGGTGTGGGTTTTTTTGCTAGGGTATTTATTGCTGTTAGATTTTTTACCCTCTTTTTTCAGGGCGTTTTTAATGGGCTTATTAGGGTTTTTGGCATGCTTTTTTGGGGTAAGGATTTTGAGTTTTAAACTTTTGATTTTAGCATGCTGTATCGCTATCGCTCTGCTTCCTAAATTGCTCTTTAGCGTGGGGTTTTTGCTTTCTGTTTGCGGGGTGTGGTATATCTTTTTATTTTTAAAACACACTCAAGCCTTTTTTAAAACCCCCTCTTTTTGGATGCGATTTTTTCAAGTTGTAAGCTTGAGCGCGCTGGTGTTTTTAAACATGCTCATTATTGTGCATGCCTTTTTCCCTATGTTTTCGCCCTACCAACTTTTTAGCATTCCTTTAGGGTTGGTTTTTATCGTGTTTTTCCCTTTGAGTTTGTTCTTGCATGCGGTGGGTTTGGGGTCTTTATTGGATCAAATGTTAAGCATGCCTTTAATAATCCCCACAATCTCTATTTTTTCGCCCTTATGGCTTTTAGGGGTGCATTTGTTTTTAACGATTCTAAGCGCGCGATTTTTTAAAGTCTATTTAAGCATGCATGTTTTAAGCGCGGGCTTTTTCTTGTATTGTTGCTATCAATATATTATAATGCCTAGTTCAATGGTAGGGGGTTAA
- the mqnP gene encoding menaquinone biosynthesis prenyltransferase MqnP, translated as MVALEHTIFSSMFLLMAMVISSYQKNQTLFFGLETLILCFLALLGARNFAMGFNRLVDRDIDKDNPRTKNRPSVDGRISVKGMVVFSALNALLFVGVSYFINPLAFKLSWPFLIILGGYSYFKRFSSLAHFIVGLALGLAPIAGSVAVLGAIPLWNVFLALGVMLWVAGFDLLYSLQDMEFDKERGLFSIPSQLGEKWCLNLSRLSHLVALICWLFFVKCYNGGLFAYLGLGVSALILLYEQILVARDYKNIPKAFFVSNGYLGVVFFIFIVLDVGFKHA; from the coding sequence TTGGTCGCTTTGGAGCATACGATATTTTCTAGCATGTTTTTACTCATGGCTATGGTCATAAGCTCCTATCAAAAAAATCAAACGCTCTTTTTTGGGCTAGAAACCTTAATCCTTTGTTTTTTAGCCTTACTAGGGGCGAGAAATTTCGCTATGGGGTTTAACCGCTTAGTGGATAGAGATATTGATAAGGACAACCCAAGGACGAAAAACCGCCCAAGCGTAGATGGCCGGATTAGCGTTAAGGGCATGGTGGTTTTTAGCGCTTTAAACGCCCTTTTATTCGTGGGTGTGAGCTATTTCATTAACCCTTTAGCGTTCAAGCTTTCTTGGCCTTTTTTAATCATTTTAGGGGGGTATTCGTATTTCAAACGCTTTTCTTCTTTGGCGCATTTTATCGTGGGTTTGGCTCTAGGGCTAGCCCCCATTGCCGGGAGTGTGGCGGTTTTAGGCGCGATCCCTTTATGGAATGTTTTTTTGGCTTTAGGGGTGATGCTATGGGTGGCAGGGTTTGACTTGCTCTATTCTTTACAAGATATGGAGTTTGATAAAGAAAGGGGCTTGTTTTCCATTCCTAGTCAATTAGGGGAAAAATGGTGCTTGAATCTCTCAAGGCTCTCGCACCTTGTAGCGCTGATATGTTGGCTTTTTTTTGTAAAGTGCTATAATGGGGGGCTTTTTGCGTATTTAGGTTTGGGGGTTTCAGCCTTGATTTTACTCTATGAACAGATCTTAGTGGCTAGGGATTATAAAAACATTCCTAAGGCTTTTTTTGTGAGTAATGGCTATTTGGGGGTGGTGTTTTTTATTTTTATCGTCCTTGATGTGGGGTTCAAACATGCATGA
- a CDS encoding DUF6115 domain-containing protein has product MLSSNDVFMVVLGAILLVLVCLVGYLYFKEKEFYHKMRRLEKTLDESYQENYIYSKRLKELEGRLEGLSLEKSAKEDSSLKTTLSHLYSQLQEIQKSMDKECDYLEEKIIILENKFKDMGHYAASDEINEKQVLKMYQEGYSVDSISKEFKVSKGEVEFILNMAGLKW; this is encoded by the coding sequence ATGTTATCTTCTAATGATGTGTTTATGGTCGTTTTAGGGGCGATTTTATTGGTGTTGGTGTGCTTGGTGGGGTATTTGTATTTTAAAGAAAAAGAGTTTTACCATAAAATGAGGCGTTTAGAAAAAACCTTAGACGAATCCTATCAAGAAAATTACATTTATTCTAAACGCTTGAAAGAATTAGAGGGGCGTTTAGAAGGCCTTTCTTTAGAAAAAAGCGCTAAAGAGGATAGCTCATTAAAAACGACCCTTTCGCACCTTTATAGCCAGTTGCAAGAAATCCAAAAATCCATGGATAAAGAGTGCGATTATTTAGAAGAAAAAATCATTATTTTAGAAAACAAATTCAAAGACATGGGGCATTATGCCGCTAGCGATGAAATCAATGAAAAACAGGTTTTGAAAATGTATCAAGAAGGTTATAGCGTGGATTCTATTTCCAAAGAATTTAAAGTGAGTAAGGGCGAAGTGGAATTTATACTGAACATGGCAGGGTTAAAATGGTAG
- a CDS encoding phosphatidylserine decarboxylase, whose amino-acid sequence MVALSNALSRVFGFLAGYEFPSFIQKCINALYVKIFKIDLSEFEPLGNYKSLNALFTRSLKKERPFDKAPNICIAPCDSLITECTFLDNDTALQIKGMPYKAHELVGEINPLDSSFFYVNFYLSPKDYHHYHAPCDLEILEARYFVGKLLPVNKPSLNKNKNLFVGNERVALVARDIQGNQLYFVAVGALNVGKMRFNFDKNIQTNAKARFTQTYSYSPPIKVKKGDNLGNFEMGSTIVLFIQNTAFKDLREKSVKFGESIGEFHAN is encoded by the coding sequence ATGGTAGCTTTAAGCAACGCTCTTTCAAGGGTTTTTGGCTTTTTGGCTGGCTATGAATTCCCTTCTTTTATCCAAAAATGCATCAACGCCCTTTATGTTAAGATTTTTAAAATTGATTTGAGCGAGTTTGAGCCTTTGGGAAATTATAAGAGTTTGAACGCTCTTTTCACACGCTCTTTAAAAAAAGAACGGCCCTTTGACAAAGCCCCTAATATTTGCATTGCACCATGCGATTCTTTGATCACCGAATGCACTTTTTTAGACAACGATACTGCTTTACAGATTAAAGGCATGCCCTATAAAGCGCATGAATTGGTGGGCGAAATCAACCCCTTAGATTCTTCTTTTTTCTATGTGAATTTTTACCTTTCGCCTAAAGATTACCACCACTACCACGCCCCTTGCGATTTGGAAATTCTAGAGGCTCGTTATTTTGTGGGGAAATTATTACCAGTCAATAAGCCCTCATTAAATAAAAACAAAAATTTGTTCGTGGGCAATGAAAGGGTGGCGCTTGTTGCAAGAGACATTCAAGGCAATCAATTGTATTTTGTGGCGGTAGGGGCGTTGAATGTGGGTAAAATGCGGTTTAATTTTGATAAAAATATCCAAACTAACGCTAAAGCCCGTTTCACGCAAACCTATTCTTACAGCCCTCCCATTAAGGTGAAAAAGGGGGATAATTTAGGGAATTTTGAAATGGGATCTACCATTGTTTTATTCATTCAAAACACCGCTTTTAAAGATTTAAGGGAAAAAAGCGTGAAGTTTGGGGAAAGTATAGGGGAATTTCATGCCAACTGA
- the nadA gene encoding quinolinate synthase NadA yields MPTDNDLKTSILELLNDLDALLVAHFYQKDEIVKLAHHAGDSLELAKIASQSDKNLIVFCGVHFMGESVKALAYNKQVIMPKLSCCSMARMIDSQYYDKSVSLLKEYGIKEFYPITYINSNAEVKAKVAKDNGVVCTSRNASKIFDHALKQNKKIFFLPDRCLGENLALENGLKSAILGVNSQEEIKNADVVCYNGFCSVHQLFKLEDIEFYRQKYPDILIAVHPECEPSVVQNADFSGSTSQIIEFVEKLSPHQKVAIGTESNLVNRLKAKRNHQNTFILSSTLALCPTMNETTLKDLFEVLKAYKNHRAYNTIELKDEVARLAKLALTKMMELS; encoded by the coding sequence ATGCCAACTGATAACGATTTAAAAACTTCTATTTTAGAATTGTTAAACGATTTGGACGCGCTTTTAGTGGCTCATTTTTATCAAAAAGATGAGATTGTAAAATTAGCCCACCATGCAGGCGATAGCTTGGAATTGGCTAAAATCGCAAGCCAAAGCGATAAAAACCTCATCGTGTTTTGCGGGGTGCATTTTATGGGTGAGAGCGTGAAAGCCCTAGCCTATAACAAACAAGTGATCATGCCCAAACTCTCATGCTGCTCTATGGCGAGAATGATAGACAGCCAATATTATGATAAGAGCGTTAGCCTTTTAAAAGAATACGGGATTAAAGAATTTTACCCTATCACTTATATCAATTCTAACGCTGAGGTGAAAGCCAAAGTCGCCAAAGATAACGGCGTGGTTTGCACCAGCAGGAACGCTTCTAAAATCTTTGATCACGCCCTAAAACAAAATAAAAAAATCTTTTTTTTACCCGATCGGTGTTTGGGGGAAAATCTAGCCCTAGAAAATGGTTTAAAAAGCGCGATTTTAGGCGTGAATAGTCAAGAAGAAATTAAAAACGCTGATGTGGTTTGTTACAACGGCTTTTGTTCGGTGCATCAGCTCTTCAAATTAGAAGACATTGAATTTTACCGCCAAAAATACCCGGATATTTTAATCGCTGTCCATCCAGAGTGCGAGCCTAGCGTAGTTCAAAATGCTGATTTTAGCGGATCAACGAGTCAAATCATAGAATTTGTAGAAAAGTTAAGCCCCCATCAAAAAGTCGCCATAGGCACTGAAAGCAATTTAGTCAACCGCTTGAAAGCCAAGCGAAACCATCAAAACACTTTTATCCTTTCTAGCACGCTAGCGCTCTGTCCTACCATGAATGAAACGACTTTAAAAGATTTGTTTGAAGTCTTAAAGGCCTATAAAAACCATAGGGCTTATAATACGATTGAATTAAAAGATGAGGTAGCGCGCTTGGCCAAACTCGCTTTAACTAAAATGATGGAGTTGTCATAA
- the nadC gene encoding carboxylating nicotinate-nucleotide diphosphorylase translates to MEIRAFLECALKEDLGHGDLFERVLEKDFKATAFVRAKQEGVFSGEKYALELLEMTGIECVKNIKDKERFKPKDTLMEIRGDFSMLLKIERTLLNLLQHSSGIATLTSRFVEALNSHKVRLLDTRKTRPLLRIFEKYSVLNGGASNHRLGLDDALMLKDTHLKHVKDLKSFLTHARKNLPFTAKIEIECESFEEAKNAMNAGADIVMCDNMSVGETKEIAAYREAHYPFVLLEASGNISLESINAYAQSGVDAISVGALIHQATFIDMHMKMA, encoded by the coding sequence ATGGAAATTAGAGCCTTTTTAGAATGCGCTTTAAAAGAAGATTTAGGGCATGGGGATTTGTTTGAAAGGGTGTTAGAAAAGGATTTTAAAGCCACGGCTTTTGTTAGGGCTAAACAAGAGGGCGTGTTTTCAGGCGAAAAATACGCTTTAGAATTGTTGGAAATGACTGGCATTGAATGCGTTAAAAACATTAAAGATAAAGAGCGTTTCAAGCCTAAAGACACCTTAATGGAGATTAGGGGGGATTTTAGCATGCTTTTAAAGATTGAGCGCACCCTTTTAAATCTGCTGCAACACAGCAGCGGGATCGCCACTTTAACGAGTCGTTTTGTAGAAGCTTTAAATTCTCACAAGGTGCGTTTGTTGGACACACGAAAAACCAGACCCCTTTTAAGGATCTTTGAAAAATATTCCGTGCTTAATGGGGGAGCGAGCAACCACCGCTTAGGGCTAGATGACGCTTTAATGCTTAAAGACACGCATTTAAAGCATGTGAAAGATTTAAAAAGCTTTTTAACGCATGCCAGAAAGAATTTGCCTTTCACGGCTAAAATTGAAATTGAATGCGAAAGCTTTGAAGAGGCTAAAAACGCCATGAATGCGGGAGCGGATATTGTGATGTGCGATAACATGAGCGTTGGAGAGACAAAAGAAATTGCCGCTTACAGAGAGGCGCATTACCCCTTTGTCTTGTTAGAAGCGAGTGGGAATATCTCGCTAGAGAGCATCAACGCTTACGCTCAAAGCGGCGTGGATGCCATTAGCGTAGGGGCTTTAATCCATCAAGCCACTTTTATTGACATGCACATGAAAATGGCTTAA
- a CDS encoding type ISP restriction/modification enzyme produces the protein MLKKYLEGIKNITPKENELMHRRPLEDLLISLKDNFNKEFKIEHEPNRDKQGGQPDFRVSYQGLNIGYIENKRVGTNLSQLLKSDQIIKYLELNPNLMLTDYLNFVWVGKDEEDKPLIKKEISIASLDEPSKPLKPTPQTERDLIEFFRGFFNYEAAPIANAKDFATHLSAPTKHLKNALIQYQEKPQVSSIFNNFKEYLYEELSFEDFSDAFAQTLTYSLFLAKLNHPFEKINWDNVRSSIPKNFAVIREMADFLKRLDGIREIQWLLDEILILINHVDMGSIIKDLNDDKDPYLHFYETFLSAYDPKLREKKGVYYTPDSVVKFIINALDSLLKTHFKDAPLGLKSALDNENIKLLDFATGTGTFLLEAFKKALEVRKTSDGGISTKEDKYQNLLKQFYGFEYLIAPYAIAHLNLSQAFKEEFKRPLKENDALKIVLTNTLIQPSEIAAYRGLNPIFEKELLSAQEIKKDEKILIITGNPPYSGASSNKGLFEWEVRATYGIEPKFQTIETKKNVKLTDEIQTLLKNIQAQKQGHEDDSKKALKTLKNLHSKYKLQKEKNPKWLLDDYVKFMRFAQNKIESLGHGLFGFISNNSFLDNPTFRGLRRSLLGCYDELYILNLHGGARKKELTPQNTKDENVFNIMQGVSINLFVKSPQATKPKIFYYDVYGERAEKYAFLAQNDLNSIEWLELTPREPFYLLIPQETLLIEEYEQGFSVQEMFQVGSTGICSQRDHVVFHKEKESLLKLLKDFSTLEPSELRRKYEIKKDGRDWRLEYAIKDVKANANNLEEYIVLCQYRPFDFYYTYYTGKSKSFIAYPRDEVFKHMLPPPPPTSSKTPNQTRKNVVLNTPRQSKMHGEWRYVMVHKELVDINLIASAGSMGVGVNYPLYQFNNPNYTENFTPEFRNFIDKHYNHAFEPLEVLGYIYALLYSPNYRKRYEDFLKADYPKILFTNNKDLFRALSLLGIELIGLHVLNQESLNYSFEKLKDATIGESYYKEVHERNPMISKKPSYNEPEQRLYINSSAYFKGVSKEINDYMIGGYGVLDKYLKSHQNEPCDFDHVTNIIKVIARTIEIQKTLGILTSDLPHLEGNNHKALTQEILQNPPPPPFNANIALILSRQAKAIGDSDFDAAFISRNASDNNIYRRGGGSVFPLFCII, from the coding sequence ATGCTAAAAAAATATTTAGAAGGCATTAAAAACATCACGCCTAAAGAGAACGAACTCATGCACCGTCGCCCTTTAGAAGACTTACTTATAAGTTTAAAAGACAATTTCAATAAAGAATTTAAGATTGAACATGAGCCTAACAGAGACAAACAAGGGGGTCAGCCTGATTTTCGCGTTTCTTATCAAGGGCTTAACATCGGCTATATAGAAAATAAAAGGGTAGGGACTAATCTTAGCCAGCTCTTAAAAAGCGATCAAATCATTAAATATTTAGAATTGAATCCCAACCTCATGCTCACCGATTACCTTAATTTCGTGTGGGTAGGGAAAGATGAAGAGGATAAGCCTTTAATTAAAAAGGAAATCTCTATCGCTAGCCTTGATGAACCCTCTAAACCCTTAAAACCCACACCACAAACCGAGCGCGATCTCATTGAATTTTTTAGAGGCTTTTTCAACTATGAAGCAGCGCCTATCGCTAACGCCAAAGATTTTGCAACGCATTTAAGCGCGCCCACCAAGCATTTAAAAAACGCTTTAATCCAATACCAAGAAAAACCGCAAGTTTCTAGCATTTTTAACAATTTTAAAGAATATCTTTATGAAGAATTGAGCTTTGAAGATTTTAGCGATGCATTCGCTCAAACGCTCACTTACAGCCTTTTTCTAGCCAAGCTCAACCACCCCTTTGAAAAAATCAATTGGGATAACGTGAGGAGCTCCATCCCTAAAAATTTCGCCGTGATCAGAGAGATGGCGGATTTTTTAAAGAGGCTTGATGGGATCAGAGAAATCCAATGGCTTTTAGATGAAATTTTAATCTTAATCAATCATGTTGATATGGGCTCTATTATTAAAGATTTGAATGACGATAAAGACCCTTATTTGCACTTTTATGAAACCTTTTTAAGCGCTTATGACCCTAAATTGCGAGAGAAGAAGGGCGTGTACTACACCCCAGATTCTGTGGTGAAATTCATCATTAACGCTTTGGATAGCCTGCTCAAAACGCATTTCAAAGACGCTCCCTTAGGCTTAAAAAGCGCTTTAGATAACGAGAACATCAAGCTCTTAGACTTTGCTACCGGCACAGGCACTTTTTTATTGGAAGCGTTCAAAAAAGCGTTAGAAGTGAGAAAAACAAGCGATGGGGGCATCTCCACTAAAGAAGACAAATACCAAAACCTCTTAAAGCAATTTTATGGGTTTGAATACTTGATCGCTCCTTATGCGATCGCTCATTTGAATCTCAGTCAAGCCTTTAAGGAGGAATTTAAAAGGCCTCTCAAAGAAAACGATGCACTCAAAATCGTTTTGACCAACACCCTCATACAGCCTAGTGAGATCGCCGCTTATCGGGGGCTAAACCCGATTTTTGAAAAAGAACTTTTAAGCGCTCAAGAAATTAAGAAAGATGAAAAGATCCTTATCATCACCGGTAACCCCCCTTATAGCGGGGCGAGCAGCAATAAAGGCTTGTTTGAATGGGAAGTGAGAGCCACTTACGGCATAGAGCCTAAATTTCAAACTATAGAAACCAAGAAAAATGTTAAACTCACCGACGAAATCCAAACGCTTTTAAAGAACATTCAAGCCCAAAAACAAGGTCACGAAGACGACAGCAAAAAAGCCCTAAAGACACTTAAAAACCTCCATTCTAAATACAAACTGCAAAAGGAGAAAAACCCTAAATGGCTTTTAGATGATTACGTGAAATTCATGCGTTTCGCTCAAAACAAGATCGAATCATTAGGGCATGGCCTTTTTGGCTTCATCTCTAACAACAGCTTTTTAGATAACCCGACTTTTAGGGGGTTAAGGCGTTCTCTTTTAGGATGCTACGATGAGCTTTATATCTTAAACTTGCATGGAGGCGCTAGGAAAAAGGAGCTAACCCCACAAAACACAAAAGATGAAAACGTTTTCAATATCATGCAAGGCGTCTCCATTAACCTCTTTGTCAAAAGCCCGCAAGCAACCAAGCCAAAAATCTTTTATTATGATGTGTATGGCGAAAGGGCTGAAAAATACGCTTTTTTAGCCCAAAACGATTTGAATAGTATTGAATGGCTTGAGCTTACCCCAAGAGAGCCTTTTTACTTACTCATACCCCAAGAAACGCTCTTGATAGAGGAATACGAGCAAGGGTTTAGCGTTCAGGAGATGTTTCAAGTTGGAAGCACCGGTATTTGTTCTCAACGAGATCATGTCGTTTTCCATAAAGAAAAAGAAAGCTTGCTAAAGCTTTTAAAAGATTTTTCAACCTTAGAGCCTAGCGAGTTACGCAGAAAATATGAAATCAAAAAAGATGGCAGAGATTGGCGATTAGAATATGCTATTAAAGATGTTAAAGCAAATGCTAATAACCTAGAAGAATACATTGTTTTGTGCCAATACCGCCCTTTTGATTTTTACTACACTTATTATACCGGTAAATCAAAGTCTTTTATCGCTTATCCACGAGACGAAGTTTTTAAGCACATGTTACCCCCCCCCCCCCCAACAAGCTCTAAAACACCCAATCAAACGCGCAAAAATGTCGTGCTCAACACCCCACGACAAAGCAAAATGCATGGCGAATGGCGTTATGTGATGGTGCATAAAGAATTAGTTGATATAAATCTAATAGCTTCGGCAGGAAGCATGGGGGTAGGAGTTAATTACCCCCTTTATCAATTCAACAACCCCAACTACACCGAAAATTTTACGCCAGAGTTTAGAAACTTTATAGACAAGCATTATAACCACGCTTTTGAGCCGCTAGAGGTTTTAGGCTATATTTATGCGTTATTGTATTCCCCAAACTACCGCAAGCGTTATGAAGACTTTCTCAAAGCCGATTACCCTAAAATCCTTTTCACAAACAATAAAGACTTATTTAGAGCCTTAAGCCTTTTAGGGATTGAATTGATCGGCTTGCATGTTTTAAACCAAGAAAGCCTGAATTACAGCTTTGAAAAATTAAAAGACGCTACCATAGGCGAATCCTACTATAAAGAAGTGCACGAGCGTAACCCCATGATCTCCAAAAAGCCCTCTTATAACGAGCCAGAACAACGCCTTTATATCAATAGCAGCGCTTATTTTAAGGGGGTGAGTAAAGAAATTAATGATTACATGATAGGGGGGTATGGCGTTTTAGACAAATATTTAAAAAGCCATCAAAACGAGCCTTGCGACTTTGATCATGTAACTAACATCATTAAAGTCATCGCACGCACGATTGAAATCCAAAAAACGCTGGGTATTTTAACGAGCGACCTACCCCATTTAGAAGGGAATAATCATAAAGCATTAACGCAAGAAATCTTGCAAAATCCACCCCCCCCCCCATTTAACGCCAATATCGCCCTTATCTTATCGCGCCAAGCCAAAGCCATCGGAGACTCTGACTTTGATGCCGCATTCATCAGTAGAAACGCAAGCGATAACAACATCTACCGCAGAGGTGGGGGATCGGTTTTCCCCTTATTCTGTATTATCTAA